The genomic DNA ATGACACCACTATCACTACCCCTACCAAAAATTAATTTCGAAGTTATTATCATCGGCGGCGGACATGCTGGTATTGAAGCTGCATGGACCACATCAAAAAAAAAATGCAAAACATTACTATTAACCCACAACATAAAAACAATAGGAGAAATGTTCTGTAACCCATCAATCGGCGGAATAGGAAAAAGTCATCTAGTAAAAGAAATTGATGCAATGGGAGGACTAATGGGACATGCTGCCGATTATTCAGGCATACAATTCAGAACATTAAACACCAGCAAAGGTCGTGCTGTAAGATCTACACGAGCACAAATAGACAAAAAATTATATAAAAAATACATCCAACTAAAATTAAAACAACAAAAATACTTAACTATTTTAGAAGCAACAGTAAGTGATTTAATTATTTACAATAATATAATACAAGGAGTAGTACTTACCTTAACTAAAGAAAAAATATTTACAAAAACAGTTATTTTATGTACCGGAACTTTCCTAAATGGAAAAATCTATATTGGAATGAACGAATATTACAACAAAAAAATAGGAAATTTAAAATTAATAACAACTGCTAAAATATCTCAACAACTACAAGAAATCGGATTTCAAACACGTCGATTAAAAACTGGTACTTCACCCCGTGTTAACAAAAATAGCATCAACTTTTCCTCACTCGTTCCTCAATATAGTGAACAACCTATACCTTTTTTTTCATTTTTTAATACAATTAATATGCATCCCAAACAAATTCCATGCTATATTACTCACACTAACAAAGAAACACATAAAATCATTTCTAATAATTTACACCACAGTCCACTTTTTACAAAAAAAATATTAGGTATAGGACCTCGATACTGTCCATCTATTGAAGACAAAATTATACGATTCCCTCATCATGAATCACATCAAATATTTTTAGAACCTGAAGGATCAAATAGTTCTGAAATTTATTTAAATGGTATTTCTACTAGCTTACCTTTAAACGTACAAATAAAAATTCTTCGATCTATAAAGGGATTAGAACATTCAAAAATCACTAAACCAGGATACGCTATTGAATATGATTTTTTTGATCCAACACATTTAAAACTAACTTTAGAAAGTAAATTAATTCACGGACTATTTTTTGCAGGTCAAATAAATGGAACTACAGGTTATGAAGAAGCAGCTGCACAAGGTTTAATAGCTGGTATAAATGCTGCCTTATTTGTCAATAACCATGAATGTTGGTTTCCTAGAAGAAATCAAGCATATATAGGAGTACTTATAGATGATCTATGTACACAAGGAGTAGATGAACCATATCGAATGTTTACATCTCGTGCTGAACATAGATTATTATTACGAGAAAATAATGCTGATATTCGATTAACAGAAATTGCAAGAAAGTTGTTTTTAATTGATGATCGTTGTTGGAATATATTTTGCGAAAAACAAAATAATATTAAGAGTGAATACAAAAGATTAAAAAATATATGGATATATCCTTGTGATCAATCTAATGTACAATCGAATTTGTTAAGCAAACCTTTACAAAGTAAAATTAGTATTAAAAAATTATTATGTAGACCTGAAATTAATTTTAAAAAATTAATTAATTTAGGTTTATTTAAATCTTCGGTTAGTCCTCTTGTTCTTGAAGAAATAGAAACTCAAATTAAATATAAAGGATATATTGATCGTCAAAATAATGAGATTGCACGTCAATTACGAAATGAAATGACATATTTGCCAAATGACATTGATTATTCTTGTGTTACTGGTTTATCTACAGAAGTAATTCATAAATTGAATAATTATCAACCTACTTCACTTGGGCAAGCTTCAAGAATTTCTGGAATAACTCCATCATCTATTTCTATTTTGTTGATATGGTTAAAAAAACAAGGTTTTATGTCTTGTTTGGATTAATGTAAAAAAATTTTACAGTATAGAAAAAATTTTAATTTATTGTTTTATTAAGTTTATTGTTTATTATTTTATTAATTAATATATATATTATGTAATTCTATTAGTATTATTAGTATTAGGATGTATAGTTATGTTTAATGTTACAATTGCTCCAAAGGAGTATATTCAACATCATTTAATAAATCTTCAATTAGATTTGCGTACATTTGAGTGGGTTAATGAATCACAAAATACTTCGTCATTTTGGATACTAAATGTTGATTCATTATTTTTCTCAAATATATTAGGTA from Blochmannia endosymbiont of Polyrhachis (Hedomyrma) turneri includes the following:
- the mnmG gene encoding tRNA uridine-5-carboxymethylaminomethyl(34) synthesis enzyme MnmG, which encodes MTPLSLPLPKINFEVIIIGGGHAGIEAAWTTSKKKCKTLLLTHNIKTIGEMFCNPSIGGIGKSHLVKEIDAMGGLMGHAADYSGIQFRTLNTSKGRAVRSTRAQIDKKLYKKYIQLKLKQQKYLTILEATVSDLIIYNNIIQGVVLTLTKEKIFTKTVILCTGTFLNGKIYIGMNEYYNKKIGNLKLITTAKISQQLQEIGFQTRRLKTGTSPRVNKNSINFSSLVPQYSEQPIPFFSFFNTINMHPKQIPCYITHTNKETHKIISNNLHHSPLFTKKILGIGPRYCPSIEDKIIRFPHHESHQIFLEPEGSNSSEIYLNGISTSLPLNVQIKILRSIKGLEHSKITKPGYAIEYDFFDPTHLKLTLESKLIHGLFFAGQINGTTGYEEAAAQGLIAGINAALFVNNHECWFPRRNQAYIGVLIDDLCTQGVDEPYRMFTSRAEHRLLLRENNADIRLTEIARKLFLIDDRCWNIFCEKQNNIKSEYKRLKNIWIYPCDQSNVQSNLLSKPLQSKISIKKLLCRPEINFKKLINLGLFKSSVSPLVLEEIETQIKYKGYIDRQNNEIARQLRNEMTYLPNDIDYSCVTGLSTEVIHKLNNYQPTSLGQASRISGITPSSISILLIWLKKQGFMSCLD